From the genome of Sphingobacterium kitahiroshimense, one region includes:
- a CDS encoding GNAT family N-acetyltransferase, translating into MKEEFINLPLTKNDQLNHFELHIGEYQAFIAFKERPSKVWLIHTESDPQLAGQGVATAVIEKTLQYLKEHHYTLFPLCPLVYAYIKKHPEWKEIVDPSFEGFQEDK; encoded by the coding sequence ATGAAAGAAGAATTTATCAACTTACCTTTAACTAAAAATGATCAATTAAATCATTTTGAACTTCATATAGGAGAATACCAAGCCTTTATCGCATTCAAAGAAAGACCTAGTAAAGTTTGGCTCATTCATACCGAATCCGACCCTCAATTAGCGGGTCAAGGAGTAGCAACTGCTGTCATTGAAAAAACATTACAATACCTGAAAGAACATCATTACACCCTTTTTCCATTATGCCCTTTGGTATACGCGTATATAAAAAAACATCCAGAATGGAAAGAAATCGTTGACCCAAGTTTTGAAGGATTTCAAGAGGATAAGTAG
- a CDS encoding VOC family protein: MTDSIYNCLWFDGQAQDAANFYCSVFKDGKIISSNSLVVIFEINKTRFMGLNGGPSYKPSDAVSFVVECEDQQEIDHHWNMLTANGGQENMCGWLKDKFGFSWQIIPKRIHMLISNPKAMEALVKMKKINIKGLEEAC; encoded by the coding sequence ATGACAGATTCAATTTATAATTGTTTATGGTTTGATGGTCAAGCCCAAGATGCAGCAAACTTCTACTGTTCAGTATTTAAAGATGGAAAAATCATCTCATCCAATTCTCTGGTCGTTATTTTTGAAATTAACAAAACTCGATTTATGGGACTTAACGGAGGTCCATCATATAAACCATCAGATGCTGTCTCATTTGTCGTTGAATGTGAAGATCAACAAGAAATCGATCACCATTGGAATATGTTGACCGCAAATGGAGGTCAAGAAAATATGTGTGGCTGGCTAAAAGACAAATTTGGTTTTTCTTGGCAAATAATTCCTAAAAGAATTCATATGCTCATTTCAAATCCAAAAGCAATGGAAGCTTTGGTCAAGATGAAAAAAATTAATATAAAGGGTTTAGAAGAAGCATGCTAA
- a CDS encoding GNAT family N-acetyltransferase has translation MQEIIAPVDRKLLKAELGKDAFIRYTNNGNNEIYLINYHNAPNVMREIGRLRELTFRGAGGGTGLSIDIDENDTCEDCYDQLIAWNPEEEEVVAGYRVIKCANASVKDGVPNLSTAHYFQFSERFKTDYLPYTIELGRSFVQPKFQPAIDNRKGIFSLDNLWDGLGALVMINPDIKYLFGKVTMYPHYNKEARDLLLYFMEYHFPDHENLVVPIPSLNCENDFSKFEGIFDGLDYKESYKLLNSKVRALGENIPPLINTYMNLSPTMKSFGTAINDEFGEVEETGILIIIDDVYPVKKERHMNTFERDREYGNKKPKRG, from the coding sequence ATGCAAGAAATTATTGCTCCTGTTGATAGAAAATTGTTAAAGGCAGAATTAGGTAAAGATGCTTTTATACGATATACCAACAATGGAAATAACGAAATATATTTGATTAACTATCATAATGCACCTAATGTGATGCGGGAGATAGGACGATTAAGAGAATTGACGTTTAGAGGTGCTGGTGGTGGAACTGGTTTATCAATTGATATTGATGAAAATGATACATGCGAAGATTGCTACGATCAATTGATTGCCTGGAATCCTGAAGAAGAAGAAGTTGTTGCAGGCTATCGTGTCATCAAATGTGCCAATGCTTCGGTAAAAGATGGTGTCCCAAATTTATCAACAGCTCATTATTTTCAGTTTTCCGAACGATTTAAAACGGATTATTTGCCCTATACAATTGAATTAGGCAGGTCTTTTGTCCAACCAAAATTTCAACCAGCAATTGATAACCGCAAAGGAATCTTTTCTTTAGATAATCTATGGGATGGATTAGGTGCATTAGTGATGATTAATCCAGATATTAAGTATCTTTTCGGTAAAGTGACCATGTATCCGCATTATAATAAAGAAGCCCGTGATTTGTTGCTTTATTTCATGGAGTATCACTTCCCTGATCATGAAAATTTAGTGGTACCAATCCCAAGTTTAAATTGTGAAAATGATTTTTCTAAATTTGAAGGTATTTTCGATGGATTAGATTATAAGGAGTCTTATAAATTATTAAATAGTAAGGTTCGTGCGTTGGGTGAGAATATTCCTCCTCTGATTAACACTTATATGAATCTATCTCCAACGATGAAATCGTTTGGGACAGCAATTAACGATGAGTTTGGTGAAGTTGAAGAAACAGGGATTTTGATCATTATTGACGATGTTTATCCTGTGAAAAAAGAAAGACATATGAATACTTTCGAACGTGATCGGGAGTATGGTAATAAAAAACCAAAGAGAGGCTAA
- a CDS encoding arginine decarboxylase, translating into MQSYQEFLDLSVGFPQDGFEIIDDELYFHDLNLMEMIETYGTPLRFTYLPIVSKKIQQAKILFQTAILKHNYRGSYKYCYCTKSSHFKHIVEEALKNEIHLETSSAFDMPMIDSLERQGTVKKDITVICNGFKTYQYKQYIIDMIHDGYKNIIPVLDNKEEFNLYDDEIELDEPCALGIRIASEEQPDSQFYTSRLGIRIEEVIEFYNNKIANNPNFKVKLLHFFINSGISDTPYYWNELEKYVTLFCKFKKVNPDLDTLDIGGGMPFKDSLVHDFDYEYMVNEIVNRIKQICAQHEVMEPDIITEFGKYTVAEASGILYKVLGRKLQNDREKWFMIDGSFITNLPDVWALNQKYILLPINNWDSEYERVNLGGITCDGQDYYNQEAHTSSVFMPKTRKLQYLGFFHTGAYQDVLSGYGGIHHCLLPSPKHVLIRRNRDETFNYEVFGEEQNSKQVMKLLGYQ; encoded by the coding sequence ATGCAGAGCTATCAGGAATTTCTTGACCTAAGTGTTGGTTTTCCGCAAGACGGATTCGAAATCATCGACGACGAATTGTATTTCCACGATTTGAATTTAATGGAAATGATAGAAACGTACGGTACGCCGTTGCGTTTTACTTATTTGCCAATCGTCAGCAAAAAAATTCAACAAGCGAAAATTTTGTTTCAAACCGCAATTTTGAAACACAACTACAGAGGGTCCTACAAATATTGTTATTGTACCAAATCTTCCCACTTCAAACATATTGTTGAAGAGGCATTGAAGAATGAGATTCACTTAGAAACATCATCTGCATTTGATATGCCGATGATCGATTCCTTAGAACGTCAAGGTACAGTAAAAAAAGACATTACAGTGATTTGTAATGGTTTTAAGACATACCAATACAAACAGTATATCATCGACATGATCCATGATGGGTATAAGAATATTATCCCCGTCCTAGATAACAAAGAGGAATTCAATCTCTATGATGATGAAATTGAATTGGATGAACCATGTGCTTTAGGTATCCGTATCGCATCGGAAGAACAGCCAGACTCACAGTTTTACACTTCAAGACTAGGTATTCGTATCGAAGAAGTTATAGAATTCTATAACAACAAAATTGCGAACAATCCTAACTTCAAAGTAAAGCTGTTACATTTCTTTATCAATTCAGGTATATCGGATACCCCGTATTACTGGAATGAGCTAGAAAAATATGTTACATTGTTCTGTAAGTTTAAAAAAGTAAACCCAGACTTAGATACTTTAGATATCGGTGGAGGCATGCCTTTCAAAGATTCATTAGTGCATGATTTTGACTATGAGTACATGGTCAATGAAATTGTGAACAGGATCAAGCAGATCTGTGCACAACATGAAGTAATGGAACCGGATATTATTACTGAATTTGGTAAATATACCGTTGCCGAAGCATCAGGTATCCTTTACAAGGTTTTAGGTCGTAAATTACAAAATGATCGTGAAAAATGGTTTATGATTGATGGCTCATTTATTACAAACTTACCAGATGTTTGGGCTTTAAATCAAAAATATATCTTACTTCCGATCAACAATTGGGATTCTGAATATGAACGGGTAAACCTAGGTGGTATTACTTGTGATGGCCAAGATTATTACAATCAAGAAGCACATACTAGTTCAGTATTCATGCCTAAAACACGTAAATTACAATATCTAGGTTTCTTCCATACAGGAGCATACCAAGATGTATTGAGTGGTTATGGCGGTATACATCATTGTTTATTACCATCTCCAAAGCATGTACTGATTCGCCGTAACCGCGACGAAACATTCAATTACGAAGTTTTTGGTGAGGAACAAAATTCAAAACAGGTTATGAAATTATTGGGCTACCAATAA
- a CDS encoding DEAD/DEAH box helicase, translating into MQFQDLKLIAPILKALEAVGYTTPTPIQEQAIPIIFRKNDLLGCAQTGTGKTAAFAIPILQMLSYSKVKTAKKNIRALVLTPTRELAIQIEENFNQYSKDLPLKSLVVFGGVGQQPQRDALKRGVDVLIATPGRLLDLYGQGYIDLKHLEFFVLDEADRMLDMGFIHDVKKLIKIIPEKRQTLFFSATMPPEIQKLANHILVDPIKVEVTPESTTAEKIQQEVYYVKKNDKKDLLIHVLKEKNINHVLVFSKTKHGADRIVKDLAKKNIQSAAIHGNKSQSARQNALKNFKDRTLRVLVATDIAARGIDIDELAFVINYDLPNIPESYVHRIGRTGRAGKDGQAISFCDEEEYAFLLDIQKSIRMEIPLVEKHPYALHISGVAPKKAGTAKKSGRPSSTSRNGQSSNNASPGGNRRRTSSGPRSENRNRTSSRRRDS; encoded by the coding sequence TTGCAATTTCAAGATTTAAAACTCATAGCACCAATCCTTAAGGCATTGGAAGCTGTTGGATATACTACTCCTACCCCAATTCAGGAACAGGCGATTCCTATTATTTTTAGAAAAAATGATTTATTAGGTTGCGCTCAGACAGGTACTGGTAAAACAGCTGCCTTTGCCATTCCTATACTTCAAATGTTAAGTTATTCAAAAGTTAAAACTGCGAAAAAAAATATTCGTGCATTAGTTTTAACACCCACACGTGAACTAGCAATTCAAATTGAAGAAAATTTCAATCAATACTCCAAAGATCTTCCACTTAAAAGTCTAGTTGTTTTTGGAGGTGTCGGACAACAACCACAACGTGATGCCTTGAAGAGAGGTGTTGATGTGCTTATTGCTACACCAGGCCGCTTACTAGATCTATACGGTCAAGGATATATCGATTTAAAACATTTAGAATTTTTTGTTTTAGATGAAGCTGACCGTATGTTAGATATGGGATTTATCCATGACGTAAAGAAGCTAATTAAAATAATACCTGAAAAAAGACAAACATTATTTTTCTCAGCAACAATGCCACCTGAGATTCAGAAATTAGCAAATCATATTCTTGTTGATCCTATCAAGGTTGAAGTAACTCCAGAATCTACTACTGCAGAAAAGATCCAACAGGAAGTTTATTACGTTAAGAAAAACGATAAAAAAGATTTGTTAATCCATGTTTTAAAGGAGAAAAATATAAATCACGTGTTAGTTTTTTCTAAAACTAAACATGGTGCAGATCGCATCGTTAAAGATCTTGCAAAAAAGAATATTCAATCTGCGGCCATTCATGGAAACAAATCTCAAAGTGCCCGTCAAAATGCCCTTAAAAACTTCAAAGATCGTACACTACGTGTACTGGTTGCTACCGATATCGCTGCACGTGGTATTGATATAGATGAGTTGGCATTTGTAATCAACTATGATTTACCCAATATACCAGAATCATATGTACACCGAATAGGCCGTACAGGTAGAGCAGGTAAAGATGGTCAAGCGATTTCATTCTGCGACGAAGAAGAATATGCATTCTTACTAGATATCCAAAAATCCATCCGTATGGAGATCCCTTTAGTTGAGAAGCATCCCTATGCTTTACATATCTCAGGTGTAGCACCAAAGAAAGCTGGTACAGCAAAGAAATCTGGCAGACCATCATCTACATCCAGAAATGGCCAAAGTTCAAATAACGCTAGTCCTGGAGGAAATAGAAGAAGAACGTCATCCGGTCCAAGATCTGAAAATAGAAACAGAACTTCTTCGAGAAGAAGAGATTCTTAA